In Xenorhabdus poinarii G6, the following are encoded in one genomic region:
- a CDS encoding phage minor head protein has product MTQTKIGTPIIPRNKRDPTQSYRPVNKMFRDIENRYQGIKAALRKLFDQRLMGRTIEGNAQRALVLHGDTLYQVNTGTFVYDMTAQQLADLLEIVQVILDDYLLAGGKDQLWAFSYVADEYQRGTLNAYTNLSAQSEIYAQQTTLSFLLSTPAYQNQVASAFISTYSDWTGISDAARADLSHVIAEAIARGVNPRETAAIISKRLDVSMGIAKNIAQTEQVGALRKAQWNETKWTNERLGLNTALLWLSALKPTTRQGHAARHGQIYTIEECEEFYSKNGNRYHCYCAQQPVVLDDNGKLYNTGLTERLTEERQAWQEPHLSE; this is encoded by the coding sequence ATGACCCAGACCAAAATCGGAACCCCGATAATACCAAGGAATAAACGCGACCCAACGCAATCATACCGACCCGTTAACAAGATGTTTCGTGATATTGAGAACCGATATCAGGGCATCAAGGCAGCTTTACGGAAATTGTTCGACCAGAGATTAATGGGCAGAACGATAGAAGGGAATGCTCAGAGAGCGCTTGTACTGCATGGCGACACCCTTTATCAGGTGAATACGGGGACGTTTGTCTATGACATGACAGCCCAGCAACTGGCTGACTTGCTGGAAATCGTACAAGTCATTCTGGATGATTATTTGTTGGCTGGTGGGAAAGATCAGTTATGGGCGTTTAGTTATGTAGCGGATGAATATCAGCGAGGGACATTAAACGCCTATACCAATTTATCCGCGCAGTCAGAAATCTACGCACAGCAAACTACATTGTCTTTCCTGTTATCGACGCCAGCCTATCAAAATCAGGTAGCGTCTGCGTTTATATCAACCTATAGCGACTGGACAGGTATTTCTGATGCGGCAAGAGCCGATCTTTCTCATGTGATAGCTGAGGCCATTGCTCGCGGCGTTAATCCGAGAGAAACCGCCGCTATCATCAGTAAACGCTTAGATGTGTCAATGGGGATCGCCAAGAACATTGCTCAGACTGAACAGGTTGGCGCATTGCGCAAGGCTCAGTGGAATGAGACTAAGTGGACTAACGAGCGACTGGGATTGAATACTGCCCTGCTCTGGCTGTCAGCGCTCAAGCCGACAACCCGACAAGGGCACGCAGCAAGACACGGGCAAATCTACACCATAGAAGAATGTGAGGAATTCTATTCCAAAAACGGTAATCGCTATCACTGTTACTGTGCGCAACAACCTGTGGTGCTGGATGATAATGGGAAGCTGTATAACACGGGATTAACTGAACGCCTGACAGAAGAGCGTCAGGCGTGGCAGGAACCCCATTTATCTGAGTAA
- a CDS encoding terminase, with the protein MKPEHLALLRDKLWRLNHLYWITNKEGHPVRFKMTPEQLEYFEGIHTRNIILKARQLGFTTEVCIIQLDAALFESAKCALIAHTLNDAKRLFREKVKYAYDRLPDEIKAANPASNDSAGELVFRKGGSLYVSTSFRGGTLRYLHVSEFGKICAKFPHKAREIVTGAFEAVSTDCFTTIESTAEGRAGYFFDYCQIAEKAQIQGKSLSNLDWKFFFFSWWKNPQYAIDPVESIPQRLVDYFAELSGKHGIALNERQKAWYLAKEKTLGDDMKREYPSIPTEAFQQSVEGAYYAKQFRYLYENKRIGEIPDNSHLPVHTFWDIGVGDSTAIWFVREVGDEFHVIDYYENSGEGLRHYMKVLKDKGYTYGEHWGPHDIDNREFGADAKSRRELAREGYEIDGQRYSLIFRVVPKVAVDTGIESVREILPKCVFDEEKCGEGISHLESYRKEWDDKRGCWKDKPLHDFTSHGADGFRYFAVAKNNRKSVGTFFF; encoded by the coding sequence ATGAAGCCAGAACATTTAGCGTTACTGCGCGATAAACTCTGGCGGCTGAATCATCTCTACTGGATAACGAACAAAGAAGGTCACCCCGTCAGATTCAAGATGACGCCAGAGCAGCTTGAATACTTTGAAGGCATTCACACCCGCAACATTATCCTGAAAGCCCGACAGCTTGGTTTTACAACCGAGGTTTGCATTATTCAGTTGGATGCCGCCCTATTTGAGTCAGCTAAGTGCGCCCTAATCGCTCACACCCTGAATGACGCAAAGCGACTATTCCGAGAGAAGGTGAAATATGCCTATGACAGACTACCGGATGAGATTAAGGCCGCTAACCCTGCCAGTAATGATTCAGCGGGTGAGTTAGTCTTTCGCAAGGGGGGATCGCTGTACGTATCAACCTCTTTCCGTGGCGGCACATTGCGTTATTTGCATGTCTCAGAGTTCGGGAAGATCTGCGCCAAGTTCCCCCATAAAGCCAGGGAGATTGTCACGGGTGCTTTTGAAGCGGTATCAACAGACTGCTTCACCACGATCGAGAGTACGGCAGAGGGACGGGCAGGTTACTTCTTTGATTATTGCCAGATTGCTGAGAAAGCCCAAATACAAGGTAAGTCATTATCCAATCTTGACTGGAAGTTCTTCTTTTTCTCTTGGTGGAAGAATCCGCAATATGCCATCGATCCCGTTGAATCCATACCACAACGGCTGGTGGACTACTTTGCTGAGTTATCAGGCAAACACGGTATTGCATTAAACGAACGCCAAAAGGCATGGTATCTCGCCAAAGAAAAGACTCTCGGCGATGACATGAAGCGGGAATACCCGTCAATTCCCACCGAAGCATTTCAGCAATCAGTTGAAGGCGCTTACTACGCCAAGCAGTTCCGTTATCTGTACGAAAATAAACGTATTGGTGAAATCCCTGATAACTCACACCTACCGGTACATACGTTCTGGGATATCGGCGTGGGTGATTCTACGGCTATTTGGTTCGTGCGTGAGGTGGGTGACGAGTTTCACGTTATCGACTACTACGAAAACTCAGGCGAAGGACTTCGACACTATATGAAGGTGCTGAAAGACAAGGGTTACACCTACGGTGAACACTGGGGGCCACATGATATCGATAACCGGGAGTTCGGCGCGGATGCAAAATCCCGCCGGGAACTGGCGCGAGAAGGGTATGAAATCGACGGTCAGCGTTATTCGCTTATCTTCAGGGTCGTGCCGAAAGTGGCGGTGGATACGGGTATTGAATCCGTGCGTGAAATACTGCCTAAGTGTGTCTTTGATGAGGAGAAATGCGGTGAAGGCATCTCTCACCTAGAAAGCTATCGCAAAGAGTGGGATGACAAACGCGGTTGCTGGAAAGATAAGCCCTTACATGATTTCACGTCACATGGCGCTGATGGTTTCCGTTATTTTGCGGTGGCTAAGAATAATCGTAAGTCAGTCGGTACATTTTTCTTTTAA
- a CDS encoding anti-CBASS protein Acb1 family protein, translating to MSESKPELLVNSLADTIAQRMLYAAGGISGNTKRTNIYSEFGYPTRLTFREYYNAYERNAVAHAAVHRLLDGCWQDNPTIIDGEEKKESDVTSAWETKVTKLLKPFWSKIKDADRRNMIGHYSALLIQIRDSRTWSEPVDITVVSRLKEEALVNLIPVWESQLTVAEWDTDINSETYGQPKMFNFDERPVGQVEIQGPAKQLAIHPSRVITLCEGAESGDIFSGTPLLRAGYNKLLDIEKVSGGSSEGFLKNASRQIGVEFDKETDLHNITTAAIKAGYKDLGAALEDKISKLNRGTDSAAVMQAGKLNVLSVAPGDPTPTWEVTTREFCASVQVPFTILFGTQTGKLAGDKDDATWKVRLNGRRWGFLTQYVTQLITRLWEIGIIAPPSSGEVTIAWSDMLAASEQEKIDNMIKMAEAALKTQQAFGTPIFTPNEIRTVGELEPLEDEPEPQGAAGDPLTDDPDQNRNPDNTKE from the coding sequence GTGAGTGAAAGCAAACCAGAATTGCTCGTTAATAGTCTGGCGGACACTATCGCCCAGCGGATGCTCTATGCGGCTGGTGGCATTAGCGGCAATACAAAACGAACCAATATTTATTCTGAGTTCGGTTATCCCACCCGCTTAACCTTCCGTGAGTATTACAACGCCTATGAACGCAATGCGGTGGCACACGCCGCTGTACATCGCTTACTGGATGGATGCTGGCAAGATAACCCCACTATCATTGATGGTGAGGAAAAGAAAGAATCAGACGTGACCAGTGCATGGGAAACAAAAGTTACGAAGCTGCTCAAGCCGTTCTGGTCGAAAATCAAAGACGCTGATCGACGCAATATGATTGGTCATTACTCGGCACTACTGATTCAGATTCGGGATAGCAGGACATGGAGTGAACCAGTTGATATTACCGTGGTATCGCGACTGAAAGAAGAGGCTTTGGTAAACCTGATCCCCGTCTGGGAGTCGCAACTCACTGTGGCGGAATGGGACACAGACATTAATTCAGAAACCTACGGGCAACCAAAGATGTTCAATTTTGATGAACGTCCGGTCGGTCAGGTGGAGATACAAGGTCCAGCAAAACAGCTTGCTATCCATCCATCACGAGTGATCACCTTATGCGAAGGTGCAGAAAGTGGCGATATTTTCTCCGGCACGCCTCTTCTTAGGGCTGGCTATAACAAATTATTGGATATTGAGAAAGTCAGCGGTGGCAGTTCCGAAGGTTTTCTGAAAAACGCCTCGCGCCAGATTGGGGTGGAGTTTGATAAAGAAACGGATTTACACAATATCACCACCGCAGCAATTAAGGCGGGTTACAAAGATCTTGGTGCGGCACTGGAAGACAAAATCAGCAAGCTCAACCGTGGGACGGATTCCGCTGCTGTCATGCAGGCAGGTAAATTAAATGTGCTGTCTGTGGCACCGGGTGATCCTACCCCCACATGGGAAGTGACCACCCGTGAATTTTGCGCCTCTGTCCAAGTCCCATTCACTATTCTGTTTGGCACACAAACTGGGAAGTTAGCCGGTGACAAAGACGATGCCACATGGAAAGTGCGCCTGAATGGGCGGCGCTGGGGCTTTTTGACGCAGTATGTGACACAGTTGATAACGAGGTTATGGGAAATCGGCATTATCGCCCCACCGTCCTCCGGTGAAGTCACCATTGCATGGTCTGACATGTTGGCCGCCAGTGAGCAAGAGAAGATCGACAATATGATTAAAATGGCTGAGGCGGCACTTAAGACTCAGCAGGCTTTCGGGACACCAATATTCACCCCTAATGAAATTCGCACTGTAGGCGAACTGGAACCACTGGAAGACGAGCCAGAACCGCAGGGGGCAGCCGGAGATCCGTTAACTGATGACCCAGACCAAAATCGGAACCCCGATAATACCAAGGAATAA
- the lysC gene encoding Rz1-like lysis system protein LysC produces MGLLSGCSSTRTEYVPVPPIPIPAHLLADCLPPVIPDAMTWRDSLLLNEQLLTVIEQCNLDKQAIRAIDKNRLQPQE; encoded by the coding sequence ATGGGGTTGCTATCCGGTTGCAGCAGCACGCGAACCGAATACGTTCCAGTGCCACCGATACCCATTCCGGCACATTTGCTCGCTGACTGTCTACCGCCCGTGATACCCGATGCCATGACATGGCGTGACAGTTTGTTGCTGAATGAACAGTTATTGACGGTGATTGAGCAGTGCAATCTGGATAAACAGGCAATACGGGCAATAGACAAAAACAGACTGCAACCTCAGGAATGA
- a CDS encoding structural protein, producing the protein MSRGIRNHNPGNIRHGDKWQGLRAHQTDDDFCQFTAPAWGIRAMLKILRNYERKYDLNTIRQLISRWAPPNENDTENYINRVSGMTGIASDAVIDINHQETMTALVKAMIRMENGQQPYSDDVFTRAFELL; encoded by the coding sequence ATGAGCAGGGGCATTCGTAATCACAATCCAGGCAATATTCGCCACGGGGATAAATGGCAGGGGCTGCGTGCGCACCAGACAGACGATGATTTTTGTCAATTTACGGCGCCGGCGTGGGGCATACGGGCCATGCTGAAAATTCTGCGTAATTATGAACGCAAATACGACCTGAACACTATTCGCCAACTCATTTCCCGTTGGGCACCGCCCAATGAGAATGACACTGAAAACTACATTAATCGTGTGAGCGGCATGACAGGCATTGCCAGTGATGCAGTGATAGATATCAACCATCAGGAAACGATGACTGCATTAGTCAAGGCCATGATACGAATGGAAAACGGTCAACAGCCGTATTCTGATGATGTTTTCACGCGGGCATTTGAGTTGCTATGA
- a CDS encoding terminase small subunit: MALTDKQEMFCREYLVDLNATQAAIRAGYSESTAAAQASRLLINVNIQSRLAELKSERNETVGINAAYVLKRLVEIDQMDVLDILTDGGELKAVRDWPKVWRTTLSGMEVLEVGSQDTAGLLKKIKWPDKVKNLELLGKHISVQAFRDQVKNEHDAVGKLSDMMDELSKG, from the coding sequence ATGGCACTCACTGATAAACAAGAAATGTTTTGTCGCGAGTACCTCGTTGATTTGAATGCCACACAAGCGGCCATTCGTGCGGGGTACAGCGAAAGCACAGCCGCAGCACAAGCCAGTCGTCTGTTAATAAATGTTAACATTCAATCACGCTTAGCAGAATTGAAATCGGAACGCAATGAAACAGTCGGCATCAACGCCGCTTACGTATTAAAGCGACTGGTTGAGATTGACCAAATGGACGTACTCGACATTCTCACTGATGGCGGGGAACTGAAAGCAGTCAGGGACTGGCCTAAAGTCTGGCGGACGACGCTATCCGGTATGGAAGTGCTTGAGGTCGGCTCACAAGATACGGCTGGCTTACTCAAGAAGATCAAATGGCCGGATAAAGTGAAAAACCTAGAGCTGTTAGGCAAGCATATCAGCGTTCAGGCATTCCGTGATCAGGTCAAGAATGAACATGATGCTGTCGGTAAGCTATCCGATATGATGGACGAACTTTCTAAGGGATAA
- a CDS encoding DUF2213 domain-containing protein: MKLSGIHVKSLALNSSNISAETIDGDVHIVIRGVVPVVDDVVMNGGLYPAGEINKSYKSIEGKQMPLGHPSIDGQYVSADVPRAVNQFHVGAWAENVRKDGDRVVMDMKINRRYAESTEKGKALLQRLDDMMTNNNAEPIHVSTGLLLQREQNSGKSKGKKYSWVARNMQFDHVAILPPDEPGAATPDDGVGIFVNSDGEKLEVETVNLSDASNCTKEGVIDKAKFFFTNASNFSFDDIYSALRDKLRATYPDDDYPYAESVWPDKFIYYHAGKTYRQKYLMNDDGTAELVGEPVEVVRKPTEYEEIKTNKEHDPMKDMIVNALKVAGKETEGKSDTELFAAYNALKEEEKKNQEDQNKGKKEEEEKAKQSASNSAEAPAWFKAFADKLTAIESGLTANADKEKADKRAAVKAKFWLDDTAVNALDGAALDGFYAQCHTSTGLNSSFTNNNSESFTSMPE, translated from the coding sequence ATGAAGCTATCCGGCATTCATGTTAAATCACTGGCCCTAAACTCCTCCAATATCTCAGCAGAAACCATTGACGGCGATGTGCATATCGTCATTCGTGGCGTTGTGCCTGTGGTTGATGATGTTGTGATGAACGGAGGGCTGTATCCGGCTGGTGAAATTAACAAAAGCTATAAATCCATAGAAGGCAAACAGATGCCTTTGGGACATCCCAGCATTGACGGTCAGTATGTCTCTGCTGATGTTCCCCGTGCCGTTAATCAGTTTCATGTTGGCGCATGGGCTGAGAATGTCCGCAAGGACGGCGATCGGGTTGTCATGGACATGAAGATCAACCGCCGCTATGCAGAGTCTACAGAGAAAGGTAAGGCTTTGTTGCAACGTCTTGATGACATGATGACGAACAACAACGCGGAACCTATCCATGTTTCTACAGGGTTATTGCTACAGCGGGAGCAAAACAGCGGTAAATCAAAAGGGAAAAAGTACAGTTGGGTAGCCCGTAATATGCAGTTCGACCATGTGGCTATTCTTCCTCCTGATGAACCGGGCGCTGCGACACCCGATGATGGTGTGGGCATTTTTGTTAATTCTGACGGTGAAAAATTAGAGGTTGAAACGGTCAATCTCTCTGATGCGTCAAATTGCACAAAAGAAGGGGTGATCGATAAGGCGAAGTTCTTCTTCACCAATGCGTCCAACTTCTCATTTGATGACATTTACTCCGCGCTCAGGGATAAGCTCAGGGCTACTTATCCAGACGATGACTATCCCTATGCTGAAAGCGTTTGGCCGGACAAATTCATCTATTACCACGCTGGTAAAACCTACCGACAAAAATATCTCATGAACGATGACGGCACCGCCGAACTCGTTGGAGAGCCTGTTGAAGTTGTGCGCAAGCCAACTGAATACGAAGAAATCAAAACCAATAAGGAACACGATCCGATGAAAGACATGATTGTTAACGCCCTGAAAGTCGCAGGCAAGGAAACAGAGGGTAAATCTGACACTGAACTGTTTGCTGCCTATAACGCCCTCAAGGAGGAAGAGAAAAAGAATCAGGAAGACCAAAACAAGGGTAAGAAAGAAGAGGAAGAAAAGGCGAAACAGAGCGCCAGTAACTCTGCTGAGGCACCAGCTTGGTTCAAGGCGTTCGCCGATAAGCTGACTGCGATTGAATCTGGTTTGACTGCGAACGCCGACAAAGAAAAGGCCGACAAGCGCGCTGCGGTGAAAGCCAAGTTCTGGCTGGATGATACCGCCGTTAATGCACTGGATGGCGCGGCACTCGATGGGTTCTATGCGCAATGCCACACCTCAACCGGACTCAATTCATCATTCACAAACAACAATTCTGAATCATTCACATCTATGCCGGAGTAA
- a CDS encoding DUF2570 domain-containing protein, whose protein sequence is MKLKLLSAIAGVGLVGIIIHTINSVYAENGRLNQQNASLKQQNQRQQLITDNAYQSIRLFNDISRINSENRNRSAVDSEQTKTAIKTVVANHDCANRIVPDGVAIRLQQHANRIRSSATDTHSGTFAR, encoded by the coding sequence ATGAAACTGAAATTACTGTCGGCGATTGCTGGTGTAGGGCTGGTAGGAATAATCATTCATACCATCAACTCAGTGTATGCAGAGAATGGGCGGCTAAATCAGCAAAACGCCTCACTGAAACAGCAAAACCAACGCCAGCAACTCATCACCGATAACGCCTATCAATCCATCAGGTTATTCAATGATATCTCACGAATTAATAGCGAAAACCGGAACCGGTCAGCCGTGGATTCTGAGCAAACTAAAACGGCCATCAAAACCGTGGTTGCCAATCATGATTGCGCCAATCGCATTGTGCCTGATGGGGTTGCTATCCGGTTGCAGCAGCACGCGAACCGAATACGTTCCAGTGCCACCGATACCCATTCCGGCACATTTGCTCGCTGA